From the Amycolatopsis thermoflava N1165 genome, one window contains:
- the glmS gene encoding glutamine--fructose-6-phosphate transaminase (isomerizing), whose translation MCGIVGYLGRRPALPILLEGLRRLEYRGYDSAGVALARDGRLLVRKAAVRVAELTRLTANLAGSTTGIAHTRWATHGPATATNAHPHTDAGRRIAVVHNGIIENATALRTALSASGVRLVSDTDSEVLAHLIAAAAERGGTLTEAVRAALADVEGTYGLLVLDAERPDVLVAARHGSPLVLGLGDHEMFVASDLAALVRHTQQVVYLEDGELATIRADGFETSGGADRQPTVVEEVPGDYELGGYPDYMAKEIAEQPEAAQRVLRGRLDERLGTARLDGLRFTARELRGIRRVKFLGCGSAYYAGQVGAGLVEELARVPADAEPAAEFRYRNPVVDPDCLYIAVSQSGETADTLATVEELQRKGGRVVGAVNVVGSAIARECDSGVFLHAGPEISVASTKAFTNMAVAFALLALTLGRVRDLSLAEGRRIAGALAELPERIGQVLAESDRIASLAGRFADAEHVFFLGRVRGWPVAREGAQKLKEISYVHAEAYQASELKHGPLALVDPAMPSVVLIPDDELAAKNLGTIEQVKARGGPVVAVTTTGLAVPGADEVVRIPSVGPELDPVLLTIPLQLLAYHTARKLGRDIDKPRNLAKSVTVE comes from the coding sequence ATGTGCGGAATCGTGGGGTACCTGGGCCGTCGGCCCGCGTTGCCGATCCTGCTGGAAGGCCTGCGGCGGCTGGAGTACCGCGGCTACGACTCGGCAGGCGTCGCGCTCGCCAGGGACGGCAGGCTGCTGGTGCGCAAGGCCGCCGTGCGCGTCGCGGAGCTGACCCGGCTCACCGCGAACCTGGCGGGCAGCACCACCGGAATCGCGCACACCCGCTGGGCCACGCACGGCCCCGCGACCGCCACCAACGCCCATCCGCACACCGACGCCGGACGGCGGATCGCGGTGGTGCACAACGGCATCATCGAGAACGCCACCGCGTTGCGCACCGCGCTGAGCGCGTCCGGCGTGCGGCTGGTCTCCGACACCGACAGCGAGGTCCTCGCCCACCTGATCGCCGCCGCGGCGGAACGCGGCGGCACGCTCACCGAGGCGGTGCGCGCGGCGCTGGCCGACGTCGAGGGCACCTACGGGCTCCTCGTGCTCGACGCCGAGCGCCCGGACGTGCTGGTCGCCGCCCGGCACGGCAGCCCGCTCGTGCTGGGGCTCGGCGACCACGAGATGTTCGTGGCCTCCGACCTGGCCGCGCTGGTCCGGCACACCCAGCAGGTCGTCTACCTGGAGGACGGCGAGCTGGCCACGATCCGCGCGGACGGCTTCGAGACCAGCGGCGGCGCCGACCGGCAGCCCACGGTCGTGGAGGAGGTGCCGGGGGACTACGAGCTGGGCGGGTACCCGGACTACATGGCGAAGGAGATCGCCGAGCAGCCCGAGGCCGCGCAGCGGGTGCTGCGCGGGCGGCTCGACGAGCGGCTGGGCACCGCGCGCCTGGACGGTCTCCGGTTCACCGCCCGCGAGCTGCGCGGCATCCGGCGGGTCAAGTTCCTCGGCTGCGGATCGGCCTACTACGCCGGGCAGGTCGGCGCCGGGTTGGTCGAGGAGCTGGCGCGGGTGCCCGCCGACGCGGAACCGGCCGCCGAGTTCCGCTACCGCAACCCGGTGGTGGACCCGGACTGCCTCTACATCGCGGTGAGCCAGTCCGGCGAGACCGCCGACACCCTCGCCACGGTGGAGGAGCTGCAGCGCAAGGGCGGCCGGGTGGTCGGTGCGGTCAACGTCGTGGGCTCGGCGATCGCGCGCGAGTGCGACAGCGGCGTGTTCCTGCACGCCGGCCCGGAGATCTCGGTGGCGTCGACGAAGGCGTTCACGAACATGGCGGTGGCGTTCGCGCTGCTCGCCCTCACGCTCGGCCGGGTCCGCGACCTGTCGCTGGCCGAGGGCAGGCGGATCGCGGGCGCGCTGGCGGAGCTGCCGGAGCGGATCGGGCAGGTGCTCGCGGAGTCCGACCGGATCGCGTCGCTGGCAGGCCGGTTCGCCGACGCCGAGCACGTGTTCTTCCTGGGCCGGGTGCGTGGCTGGCCGGTGGCGCGCGAGGGCGCGCAGAAGCTGAAGGAGATCTCGTACGTGCACGCGGAGGCCTACCAGGCCTCGGAGCTCAAGCACGGTCCGCTGGCGCTGGTGGACCCCGCGATGCCGAGCGTGGTGCTGATCCCGGACGACGAGCTGGCCGCGAAGAACCTCGGCACGATCGAGCAGGTGAAGGCGCGCGGCGGGCCGGTCGTCGCGGTCACCACGACCGGACTGGCGGTGCCGGGCGCCGACGAGGTGGTCCGGATCCCGTCCGTGGGCCCGGAGCTGGACCCGGTCCTGCTGACCATTCCGCTCCAGCTGCTGGCCTACCACACCGCGCGCAAGCTCGGCCGGGACATCGACAAGCCGCGCAACCTCGCCAAGAGCGTCACCGTGGAGTAG
- a CDS encoding PadR family transcriptional regulator — MPELTPAELTLLGLLVERPRHGYELDEVITARGMREWTEIGFSSIYYLLGRLRDRGLITEVASAGTGRAKARKVFGPTPEGRRVCAAEAEAAVAELRPVFPPVLVGLASQPLIPPDRLRAALAARAAALDERLGALRRAADAQPDVPGFVRAIFDFSLHQLAAEQRWLTEYRATLEGDS; from the coding sequence GTGCCCGAACTGACCCCCGCCGAGCTGACGCTGCTCGGCCTGCTCGTCGAGCGGCCCCGGCACGGCTACGAGCTGGACGAGGTCATCACCGCCCGCGGCATGCGGGAGTGGACCGAGATCGGGTTCAGCTCGATCTACTACCTGCTGGGGCGTCTGCGTGACCGCGGGCTGATCACCGAGGTCGCGAGTGCGGGCACCGGACGGGCCAAGGCGCGCAAGGTGTTCGGGCCGACGCCGGAGGGCCGCCGGGTGTGCGCGGCCGAGGCGGAGGCGGCCGTCGCCGAGCTGCGGCCGGTGTTCCCGCCGGTCCTGGTCGGCCTGGCCAGCCAGCCGCTCATCCCGCCGGACCGCCTGCGGGCGGCGCTCGCCGCGCGCGCCGCCGCGCTGGACGAACGCCTCGGCGCCCTCCGTCGCGCCGCCGACGCCCAGCCCGACGTGCCCGGTTTCGTCCGCGCGATCTTCGACTTCTCGCTCCACCAGCTCGCCGCCGAGCAGCGGTGGCTGACCGAGTACCGCGCCACACTGGAAGGGGACTCCTGA
- a CDS encoding GyrI-like domain-containing protein — MPGYDPKRELKALYAPKNTDWAFVDVPEQRFIAVDGSGNPNTSQEYARAVQALYAVAYTIKFAVRRAGGDDFVVGPLEGLWWAEDYGVFTRREKDAWHWTMLISQPPWVDEELVGQSRQAALAKKRLPAIGGVRFHTLHEGRCAQLLHIGPYDDEGPALARLGDHLAAHGLRHSGLHHEIYLGDPRRAAPEKLRTVLRQPVAPST; from the coding sequence ATGCCCGGCTACGACCCGAAACGGGAGCTCAAGGCGCTGTACGCGCCGAAGAACACCGACTGGGCGTTCGTGGACGTGCCCGAGCAGCGGTTCATCGCCGTCGACGGCAGCGGCAACCCGAACACCTCGCAGGAGTACGCGCGGGCGGTCCAGGCGCTCTACGCGGTGGCCTACACGATCAAGTTCGCCGTCCGCCGCGCCGGTGGGGACGACTTCGTGGTGGGGCCGTTGGAAGGGCTGTGGTGGGCCGAGGACTACGGCGTCTTCACCCGGCGCGAGAAGGACGCCTGGCACTGGACGATGCTGATCAGCCAGCCGCCGTGGGTGGACGAGGAGCTGGTCGGCCAGTCGCGGCAGGCCGCGCTCGCCAAGAAGCGGCTGCCCGCGATCGGCGGAGTTCGCTTCCACACGCTGCACGAGGGGCGCTGCGCCCAGCTGCTGCACATCGGGCCCTACGACGACGAGGGCCCGGCGCTGGCGCGGCTCGGCGACCACCTCGCCGCGCACGGGCTGCGGCACTCCGGTCTGCACCACGAGATCTACCTCGGCGACCCGCGCCGGGCCGCGCCGGAGAAGCTGCGGACGGTCCTGCGCCAGCCCGTCGCGCCCAGCACCTGA
- a CDS encoding universal stress protein: MDFAGAGNSVVVGVDGSPGSQRAVGWGAREASRMALPLILVHGFGIPDAFAGEAVPPGDWLSAHELHAERLLAGARRQAWRIDPDLPVTVEASLDGPIPLLVKKSDTARMLVLGSAGRSALRDLLIGSTALALAVHGHSPITVVRGGEPASDAPVVVGVDGYAPAEPWIGLAFEEAAARNVELVAVHVWNDFDLAEAFGFVRDPFGTAPREDAEREVLDRSLAPWRVKYPEVSVRAVAERDQPRTRLLDWSARAQLLVAGSRGRGGFRGMLLGSTAQALIHHSECPVLVARSPLD, from the coding sequence ATGGATTTCGCAGGCGCCGGCAACAGCGTGGTGGTGGGCGTGGACGGCTCGCCCGGTTCGCAGCGGGCCGTCGGGTGGGGCGCGCGGGAGGCGTCCCGGATGGCCCTGCCCCTGATCCTGGTGCACGGCTTCGGCATCCCGGACGCCTTCGCCGGCGAGGCCGTCCCGCCGGGGGACTGGCTGTCCGCGCACGAGCTGCACGCGGAGCGGCTGCTGGCCGGCGCGCGACGGCAGGCCTGGCGGATCGACCCGGACCTGCCGGTGACGGTCGAGGCGAGCCTGGACGGCCCGATCCCGTTGCTGGTCAAGAAATCCGACACCGCGCGGATGCTGGTGCTGGGATCGGCCGGGCGGAGCGCGCTGCGCGACCTGCTGATCGGGTCGACCGCGCTGGCGCTGGCCGTGCACGGGCACTCGCCGATCACCGTGGTCCGCGGCGGCGAACCCGCGTCCGACGCGCCGGTGGTCGTCGGCGTCGACGGGTACGCGCCGGCCGAGCCGTGGATCGGGCTGGCCTTCGAGGAGGCCGCCGCGCGGAACGTGGAACTGGTGGCCGTGCACGTGTGGAACGACTTCGACCTGGCCGAGGCGTTCGGGTTCGTGCGCGACCCCTTCGGCACGGCGCCCCGCGAGGACGCCGAGCGCGAGGTGCTGGACCGGTCGCTCGCGCCGTGGCGGGTCAAGTACCCGGAGGTGTCCGTGCGGGCCGTGGCCGAGCGCGACCAGCCCCGCACGCGGCTGCTGGACTGGAGCGCGCGGGCACAGCTGCTCGTGGCAGGCAGCCGGGGCCGCGGGGGATTCCGCGGCATGTTGCTCGGTTCCACGGCGCAGGCGCTGATCCACCACTCCGAATGTCCCGTGCTCGTCGCCCGTTCGCCACTGGATTAG